In a genomic window of Phyllostomus discolor isolate MPI-MPIP mPhyDis1 chromosome 5, mPhyDis1.pri.v3, whole genome shotgun sequence:
- the ACTRT2 gene encoding actin-related protein T2, translating to MADAHALDAPAVIFDNGSGLCKAGLSGEIGPRHVVSTVVGHPKFPVASAGAAQKLFVGEEALHKGDALHLCRPIERGLVTGWDAMEALWRHLFEWELGVKACGQPVLVTEPALNPREAREKVAELMFETFQVPAFYLSDQAVLALYASACVTGLVVDSGDGVTCTVPIFEGYSLPHAVGKLHVAGRDVTEHLAQLLRAGGQAFACGLSTALLDDIKERLCYVALEPARELARRPEEVLREYKLPDGSLVQIGDQLFQAPEALFAPQRLGLQSPGLAQMVQCSAAQCDADVQNTLYGEIVLSGGSTLFPGLDDRLLKELERLASKGTPIKITAPPDRWFSTWIGASIVTSLSSFRQMWVTSADFKEFGTSVVQRRCF from the coding sequence ATGGCTGACGCCCACGCTCTAGACGCCCCGGCGGTCATTTTCGACAATGGGTCTGGGCTGTGCAAGGCCGGGCTGTCCGGGGAGATCGGGCCCCGTCACGTGGTCAGCACCGTGGTGGGGCACCCCAAGTTCCCCGTGGCCTCGGCGGGGGCCGCCCAGAAGCTCTTCGTCGGGGAGGAGGCCCTGCACAAGGGTGACGCCCTGCACCTGTGCCGCCCCATCGAGCGCGGCCTGGTCACCGGCTGGGACGCCATGGAGGCGCTCTGGAGGCACCTGTTCGAGTGGGAGCTGGGCGTGAAGGCCTGCGGCCAGCCGGTGCTGGTGACCGAGCCTGCCCTGAACCCCAGGGAGGCCCGGGAGAAGGTGGCCGAGCTCATGTTCGAGACCTTCCAGGTGCCGGCCTTCTACCTGTCGGACCAGGCCGTGCTGGCCCTCTATGCCTCGGCCTGCGTCACGGGCCTGGTGGTGGACAGCGGGGACGGCGTCACCTGCACCGTGCCCATCTTCGAGGGCTACTCGCTGCCCCACGCGGTCGGCAAGCTGCACGTGGCGGGGCGGGACGTCACGGAGCACCTGGCGCAGctgctgcgggcgggcgggcaggcctTCGCCTGCGGGCTGAGCACGGCGCTGCTGGACGACATCAAGGAGAGGCTGTGCTACGTGGCGCTGGAGCCCGCGCGGGAGCTGGCGCGGCGGCCCGAGGAGGTGCTGCGGGAGTACAAGCTGCCGGACGGCAGCCTCGTCCAGATCGGCGACCAGCTGTTCCAGGCGCCCGAGGCCCTGTTCGCGCCCCAGCGGCTGGGCCTGCAGAGCCCCGGCCTCGCCCAGATGGTCCAGTGCAGCGCGGCCCAGTGTGACGCCGACGTCCAGAACACCCTCTACGGGGAGATCGTGCTCTCGGGGGGCAGCACGCTGTTCCCGGGCCTGGACGACCGGCTGCTGAAGGAGCTGGAGCGGCTGGCCTCCAAGGGGACCCCCATCAAGATCACGGCGCCCCCCGACCGCTGGTTCTCCACCTGGATCGGCGCCTCCATCGTCACCTCCCTGAGCAGCTTCCGGCAGATGTGGGTCACCTCGGCCGACTTCAAGGAGTTCGGGACGTCCGTGGTTCAGAGGAGATGCTTCTGA